The genomic stretch GAGATATATTAGCATCGTAGAAAGCGTGTTGCTAGTCGTCTCGGATCCAGCGAGAAAGAGATCCAAGCATAAGACAAGAAGCTCCTCATCTGAATAAACGAGTGTGCGATATTCTCTACGCATGTTAGGTACTTATAagattatacatatgtataagcAGTAACGTTACGAGCATGCACATAGAGCGAATAGAAATCAAAAGTCAGCCGGGTAACGCTACATCGACTTACGATTGAACTGATCGTGAGAGTCACTCGACTCGTTCCGTGAGATTTCCATCAGAAAGGCGTCTATTAAGTCGCGTGGCTCATCTGCCGGAAGACTCGAGACGTGCTCGTTAATTTCCTCCGCCAGAAAAGACCACAGTTTCCGCAGTATCGTCATCAACGATTTGTAGCCAGAAAGTTCGGGGCAAATGAAACGCAGGAACGGAAGTTGACAGAGAATCCCACCGGAGGTATCTATCAATCTACGATCAAACACTCATCTTAGCGGGATTCGGTCACGAAGGTTTCATCGAACAGCGGTTTGACTGCGAATCGGATTCCAATATTGACACCGTTAGAAAAGACTTCGcaggtttcaaaaaatttcaaaggatttcacACGGATCTTACGGGACTTGAAGAATTTAATGTGATTTCAAGATTTTAGAGATTTTAGGTAATTTTACGTCATTGCACAGAATTTTACATGATTCTAAAGGATTTCGAagcaattttaaaatattccaGAGTTTTCTGATAATTGCACAGGTTTTCATAAGACTTCAAAGTATTTCCAAAGATTTTGTAACATACTTTCTGAACAAAATCCGACTGAATCTACTTCAACTTGACCTTTGAAACTTTCGTCTCGTAATGTTTTTGTCCGCACAGCTTTTTGACTGGAACGGAATTTCGGATCCATGCCGagcaataatttttcctcTTATCTCTGGAATctcgagtaaaaaattattggcaCCTGAAAGCGTCGTGAGTGACTTGCAGGATCTCCGTTAACCTCTGGTCACTGTAATCGAAACGTCTGCCGGCGAACATCAACCAGAGTGAATTTATCACGGCAACATCGAAGGCGCCGTGCATTGGCACGGGACCTCGCAGACTCTGATTGTGCAAAAATTTGACCAGATTCTCGGCCTCCGTGACGATTTGGTTCTGCATTTTTCGGTGGCCAAATCCGAATGAGCGCAAGTGACGAAGCGAGAATCGGCGATGCTGAGACCACTTGATCCCGTCGGTGAACAAAACTCCTGAGcaatgtttaattttcattggCGTTAAGGATGAATGGACGTAACGCCTGAATCAGAATTTGGGAAGAAAGACTaaaccgtttgaaaaatctgcaGCAATGTCATTTGTGCGAATGATGGTAAACAGCAATGGAACAACATCTCTATATTTTGTAATAGAAATGAATGCGAGCAACCCGAATAACGGAAGCTGAGATATCAGTCAGATTCTGTATTTAgaacgttaaatttttttaccagcATCTCATTTCCaaaatggatgaaaatttattttaattagcGCGGTAATAAACATGTGCgtcaaaaattacatttgcaTATTATCTGTAGCAAGGGGCGTTTCACTTAATGGATCAGGGTGGCAGTATCGTTCAAAATCATTTCGTAATATCCGAAACCATACTGGAATTAGTAATATTAAAGTAAAATTCCGCGTTAGTAATCATTGGTAATCGTGAGAAATGATTCAGGATTAGAGAAATCTCTTTTTAATGTTGAGGAATCGTATGAAATTTTAGAAGTTGTGAGAAATCATCCTCTCGTAATCACTCTATAAAATGTAAGTAATCATGAAATATGTAACCACGGTGTAGAGTTTTGCTCCAGTGAAGCACCCCTTGATCCGTAGTGTGATGAAAGATTTCTTGAACCTTATCAGGCAGTTTGTGGTAATTTGGTCAGCAAGCAAATGAGCCCCAAGGCGTTGgaacgagataaaaaatatcggaGTTTAATCATTTTAAACATTCCGATGAAAAAGCTCTTCATCGAATCGTTGatatctcattgtcagttacACCATTACACGGTAGGgatattatttcattcgttttcaCCGCCAATAAATTCGCATAAAACATTGCTGGAGATTTTATAagcaattttttctcttttcccaaCTTTTTATTCAGAGTTCCACGTCAATCATACACGTATAGGCAAAGAATACGGAAGTATGTCTAGAAGTTCGTTGGTATCGTTGCCGCTGATGCTGAAAGTTTAGAGTAATTTAACATTCAAGGGCTTCTTGCGAAGCCTAAAACCGAAATTCATCTGCCCTAAATTTTATTTGCCActgtacactgagagaaattgtAAGTGTAGTAATTAAGAACGGGTTTGAAACAGGAAATGAATGATTAAAACACCCAGTGCCGAATTGTGTTCCGGCCATAATTAGCAATTGTAAACCAATTTACGGCTAACTGGAGGACTTCTTGCGTGTTTAGATCGCCATGCAGTGGACCATAGATATGTACGTACCTCTCCTTTCTCCAAAGGCACGCACTCTGAAGAAGAAACCATCCGGACGGCCGTTAAACTCTTCCTGTGTGAGAACCTTCCTGATTAGCTCGTGCGTACTGACTATAACAATGCGCTGTTTTCCGAGCTTGATGCCGAGCACCGAACCGTATTTTTCAGCGAGATCTCTCATCGCCAAATGCACGTAGCCGTACTTCGATCGGAGACGGTAAAAGCGTGGAAAACATCCCACGAACGGCAGCCATCTTGGTCCTGGGGTCATTGTGAAAGTTGTTACACATTATGTTTCGTGCATCTCTCGCAGTGATTACACGGCTTTTACCTATGCGTACGACTAGACTTTTAGATTATCCCCGTTTTTGCTTTTCTAggaaataatgaatattttattcaaaggACATGGTCGAGTAGGCATGCCAAAGTTCCCTTTCTCAAAACGGATTCCGTTGGTAAATCACTGACCCGTACCAAATTTTAGCCTTCTAACTCCATTTTGCTCGACGTTATCGCCAAAGAcgtgattttcagttttttcacgaTAACTCCGCTGTTTCTGCTCAGAAAATTCGGGAAAAAATCACAGGTCCAACAGACGCATGTGCATATattgaggatttttttcagatttttcggtAGCAGCCTTGATctcatacaaatttttttttttgctctatGAACATCTGCTTGCGTGTGATTTTCTGTaattgtttcagatttttacaaGTGCTGCGTCATTAtggagaaaattcaaaaactgatatttttcactattttatGGGCATGACTTCAAGATAAGCGCGTAGCCGGATAAACCAGTGAAAAGTGTTCTTTCACCAAACGATTCGCGAACTACATTTCGTTCCGAAGCAAGTGAAGTACATGTATTTTGATCACCTCTCcctttgagaattttttcttactctgGTGAGAATGATTTCTTCGTCAAACTACGAAAAAACTACGAGAGATTGGAGataatcgtgaaaaattatagtatTTTTCATAGAAGATTAcaaattttgacgaaaaattatgaaaattccATATTGGAAGtagatttaatttattatatattctaTCGTATATTGTTCACGA from Neodiprion virginianus isolate iyNeoVirg1 chromosome 3, iyNeoVirg1.1, whole genome shotgun sequence encodes the following:
- the LOC124300018 gene encoding methyl farnesoate epoxidase-like produces the protein MFPAAILLAVCAFVLFCVYDSVKPANFPPGPRWLPFVGCFPRFYRLRSKYGYVHLAMRDLAEKYGSVLGIKLGKQRIVIVSTHELIRKVLTQEEFNGRPDGFFFRVRAFGERRGVLFTDGIKWSQHRRFSLRHLRSFGFGHRKMQNQIVTEAENLVKFLHNQSLRGPVPMHGAFDVAVINSLWLMFAGRRFDYSDQRLTEILQVTHDAFRLIDTSGGILCQLPFLRFICPELSGYKSLMTILRKLWSFLAEEINEHVSSLPADEPRDLIDAFLMEISRNESSDSHDQFNHEELLVLCLDLFLAGSETTSNTLSTMLIYLVLNPEWLEKLQMELSKVVGRDRPPNTEDRSSLPEMEAFLAEVQRSVFIAPLGVPHRTVKDVCLNGYRIPKDTVVLVNYYSVHHERLHWKDPEVFRPQRFLNANGVFMPDDFSIPFGLGKRRCLGEVLARNSLFLYLAYVLHYFDINISEKHGPPNPNGNDGFTISPKPFYLVLSHRNG